The following nucleotide sequence is from Borrelia sp. A-FGy1.
TCAAGTCGATAAAGATTATAAGGGAATCTCAAATCTTTATGTTAGACTTCCAAAGGGTAAGGGAGAAAAACTTCCTGCAAAAGTAATTTCTTATTCTCAGGAGATGGATCTTGCTTTAATTAAGGTTCCTTTTAAAGTAAAAAATCAGTTTGAATTAAATTATTCTTCAAATATTAATATAGGAGATAAAATCTATGCAATGGGCTCTCCTATGGGGTTTGAGAAAACTATTACTTCAGGAATAATATCTGGAAAGAATAGGGAATTATTGCCTGTTGGTGATTCTTATCAGATTGATGCTGCTATTAATCAGGGAAATTCTGGTGGGCCTGTTATAAATGAAGATGGAGAATTTATTGGGCTTACATTCGCTGGAATTTTACATTCTCAAGGCCTTAATTTCGTTATACCTTCAAAATGGGTTTTAAAAGTTTTACCCTTTATGTATGAAGGTGGAGATTTAAAAAATCGTTGGTTGGGATTTATATTCTCTGAAAGTTTAGGAAATATGGAAGTATCATATGTGGTGCCTAATTCTCCTGCAGATATTGGTGGCATGAGGAGCGGAGATTCTATTATTGGTGTTGATTCTTTAAAATTTGAAAACCTAAGAGAACTTCAATATTATATCTTGCAAAGAAAATCTATGGTAAAAATTTTGTATAAGAGAGATAATAAAAACTATGAAAGCTATCTTTACCCGCAGAATAGACCAGATAATGTCATTGATAGTATTTTAAAAGTAGATTCTTTAAAAAATTTAATGGGAGCTTTTTTGGGTTTAAGTTTAAATTTAGTTTCTGGGAGAGAATATAGGGTTACTAAAGTGTTTTCCAATAGAATCGGGAGCGAACTTAATTTTAAAGTGAATGATGAGATTTTTATTTATGATTTTAAATATCTTAAAAAAAAGAGAGTATTTGTCTTTTTGCTTTATACTAAAAAGCTATTTTCAGGGTATGTAGGAGCTCCTTTACAGCTTATTATTCCATTTGATTCTGTTGCATTTGTATAAAAATCTTTTAAAGTAGTTGGTATATCATATGAATTTTTATTTAAATTTTGCTAATGGAAATATAGAGTCCAAGCTGGATAATATGGTATCTATTAATCATTTTAATTTTAAAGATAACTTAAATTTAATTCTTATAATTGGACCTATGGGTAGTGGAAAGACAGAATATGCGGCCAAGATATATAAAGATTCTCTTATTATTAAGAATAAATCTTTAAAAATTTTAGATTCTATAACTAAAGGCAATAGGAATAGAGCTAATGTATTTTTTATTAGAAATATTCTTGATAAAAAAAGATTTAAAGATTATCCGGAAAATGTGATTCCTTATAGAAGAGGAGGTAGTGATAAAATTATCGGAGTTGGATTTGCGGGCAATTCTTTTGATGTTGAAAAAATAATAGAAGAAAATCCTTGTTATGGAACTTTTATTATTGATGAAACTTGTTTTTATGATGAACGCTTGGTTTTTATTTTAAATAAGCTTGCGTTAAATTCAAATATTTTATTTGTATTACCTACCTTACTCTATAATTTCAGAAAAGAAATTTTTAATAATACTGCTAAACTTTTAATAGAATATTCAGACAAAATTTGTCGTCTTGGTGCTTATTGTGAGCATTCTAATTGTATGGATGAATCTTTTTTAACTTATAGATATTATTTTTATAGAGGGCAAGAAATAGCTGCACCTTATTTTGATCCTTTGTTGATTGTTGGAGGAGATGAAGCTGTTGAATCTGCTATTTATCCAAATTATGCTACAAGGTGTGCTAGACATCATTATCTTGTAGGTAGAGAATATTTTTTCACCATTCTTAAACCTTTTGCGTTGCTATATTCTAAAGGAGATAAAAAATTATTTGAGATGGAGATAATGTGCTTAAATGGTGGTAAATACAACTCAAATTTTGAAAGTTCTCTTTTAATTGAGTCTAAGGGGAAGTATGAAGTTGATGAGGTTTTAAAAAAGTTATTGGACTTGCCTTTTTTGGCAGAAAGAGCTCTAATTACGCTTTCATCTGAATATAATATACTTAATGAAGCTGATTTTAAAGAGCTTGTTAATAAATTCTCTCTTAGTAAAGAGTATATCCAAAAGATATTTGTTTAAAAATTTAAAGACGGATATAAGGGGGGGGGGAGACTTTGAAACATATTAATAGTAATTTGGATTTTTGATGAAAAAATCCTTTGTTTTTTCAATGCGTATTAGTTCCTTTTCAATTATATTGTAGTAGTCAAGTTCTTTATTTTCAATTCTGTAATATTCGTCTTCCCAATTTGTTATTCCATCATTTTTTATTGTAGTAGATTTATATTTTTTTAATTTTTTATGGTGTGTTAAAGCTTTTGTATAATAACTTGAAGCTATTTTATAAAAATTTGTAGCTTTATTTAAGTTTTCAAGAATCCCATCTCTTTTTGAAGTTTTGTAAAAATATACATATCTTGTATCAAATAAATCTCCTAAATATAGATGTTGTTTAACAAGGAGTAAATTTACATGCATTTTAAATAGGAGTTTATATTTATCCCATTCTTCTTTTGTTTCTACTTTTGTTAAAGAATACTTTGGATTTCCAAATGGGAACTTTAATGCATTTTTTAAAAAAAATATATTCCTTGTAAAATTTTGAGGTTTTCTTTTCATTTGTGCATTGAAAATGACATACCATTGCTCAGCATAGAAAAATTTTGATGATGCATTTGCATTGATTGTCAAAAACATTAAAAGTATAAATAAACTTAAGGTAAGAAAACTTCTGTGGTTCATTAAAATTTATATCCTTTTTATTTTAATTATATTAAAATTTTATTAAATTAAAGATTTTTTTTGTACTTATTTCCAAATCCTCTTCATTTGAATTTTCAATGTAAACTATATCAAGTAAATGTTCAAAATTTTTTAGAACTTCTATGTATCTGGAATAGATCTTTTTAAGCTTTTTTGCTTCAAGTTCAAAAAGGTCAAATTGTTTTCTATTTTTTTGAATACGTTTATATGCAATATTAGGCTCTGTTTTTATAAAAAAAAGTTTTTCAGGAAGCGGGAAATCTTCATTAAGCTTAATTCCTAATTCTCCTTGATATGCTATAGAAGAGAATAAATATCTATCAGTTATTACTTTTATTTCGGATTTATTTAATATCTCTATTATCCCATTTTTTGGATGATAGAGATGCTCGTACCTATCTGCTGCGTATAGGTGTGCTAATGATGCTTTTTGTAGAGGATTTTTGAAATTAGTTAATTGTTTTTTTATAAATTTCCCAATTATTCCTTCTGAGGGTTCTTTTGTAAAATAATATTTTAACTTGTTGTCACAAAGTTTTTGTAATTTTTGAATTGTAGCTGTTTTTCCACTTCCATCTATACCTTCTATACAATAGAAATTTTTTAGAATTTTATTCACAAAAATTGTCTCCTTAAATATTTTAAAGCAAATATATGCTAGTGAATTATTATATAATATGCATATAAATATATGAATTTATTTTTTACTAGAAGTAAGGTTTCTTTAGTATTTTTTTTCTCAGTTATAACTTTTATATCAATTCTTATAATTTTTATTTTGTTTATACAAGTTCAGGTTTATTCTGTAAGATTTTTGGTGATACGTTATCTTGAATTGAAATCTGGATTTAAAATAAAGTATGAGCAAATTGCGCCTTATTTTTTCTCTTCAATAAAAATAGATAATTTAGAATTAAGTTTAAATGACCAAGACAAAATATTGATGAATACAGTTAAGATAAATTTGGATTTATTTAAACTGATATTAGGAGATAAAAATATTATTTTAAATGTTTTTGTGAAAGGCAGTAACCTAAATTTTGATTTCAATGATTTAAATCTTTTGAAGACTTCAAGTTCGAGTTCTAATAATTTTAAGTTAAATAGTTATGAAATTATCGGCAAAATTTCTAATTATCTAGATAAACTTCATATTAATATGGAAGACATTAATATTAATCTTAAATTAAGCTCAGATAAATTATTAAAATTTCAGGTTAGAAGTTTTGCATTAAAAACAATAGATGATGATTTTTTATATAGTTCTATTGTTGATTTTGATTCTTTTTCAAATTTAAAAGAAGGTATTATTAATGATAGTTATTTTAACTCGACATTTTATTTTGAAGGTAAATTTAAAAAGGATCTTGAAGATGGATATGTTAATATCAGTTTTTTGGAATTTAATACAAGTTATTTTTCTTTGCTTGATCAGGGTTTTCAAATAAATTATTCAAAGGGAAATCTTGAAGTATTTAATCTTAGAAGAGAAAATTTGGATTTTAATTTAAGTTATGATGCTAATAAAAAATTTTTAAGATTAGATGCTTTATTTTTTGATGTTAATCTTTTATCTTGGGTAAGATTTAATAAAAGTTTTGATGTTTATAGAGATTATTTTGATATAAATTTGAATGGGCAATTAGCACTTTCTTATAATTTAAAGGATGAAGATTTAAGATATGCATTTTTATTAAATTCATTTTTGCAAGATATTACAGTAAATAAAGAAATTCAGGGGATAAGAATACAACTTAAGGGTAATGATAGGTTCATAAATATACAAGATGCTTTTTTAAAACTTAAGCGAGGCTTTATTAACTATAAGGGATACTATTCTTTGGAAGATTTATTGCCAATAGGAAGACTTGATTTTAGGTCCGCAAGAATACTAAACTTTAGAGATATTAATGGTCATTTAGATTTTAGTGAAAAACAGAAAGATTTTTTTGTAAAGTCTGATAATTTTAGAATTGGTAATCTTAAAATTCAAAATTTAAATCTTAAAACACATTTCTCTCAAAATAAAACTTATGTTAATTATTTAATAAATTTTAAAAATAATAGTTCTCAAATTTTATTAAAAGGAAATTTTGATAAGGAAAATTTTAAATTTAATTTGGACATTAAGGAATTCCCTTTGTTTTTCGTAAATGATTTCCTCCCAGAATCTGTGATTACTAATTTTATTCCTGAGCATTTATTATCGGGTAAGTATTTGAATTTAGCTTCGGATTTTTATTTAAATACTCTTGATTATGCTAAGATTAGGTTGGATAGATTTAATTTTTCTATTGCTTCAAAATTAGATGATTTTAATTTAATGTTTAATGCTAGTGGAGAGAAAAATATTTATAAGGTCAGAAATTTTAAATATAAAAGTGGAGATTATAATATAAATTCTATTTTTTTAATATATTTGTTTGATGATAGATTGAAGATTTCTACAAATTTTAGTTATTTAAACAGAAATTATCCTTTCTATCTTGAGCTTAATTTTAAAGATAATCATGTCGATCTTGAATTTACTCCTAAGGCGAGAGCTAGTTTAAATTATTCTAATTCAATGATAATTTATACTTTAAATGTTGATAATTTTTGTTTTCATAATAAAGATTCTGATATTTTGTTAAATATTATTTCTTATGGAAATTATGAGAAAATTAATAATGATTTAAGTGTTACAATCAATAAATTTAGAGTAGATAGGATTTCAGATGCTCCAGCTTATAATCTTAATTTTAGTTTTGAGGGCTTATACAAAAATAAAGAAATTAATCTTTTAAATATTAAATTTGTAAATAAGTATTCAAGTTTACAAGGACAGGGACATTTTAATTTAAATGATAAGCTTATTGGTGAAATAAACTTATTTTCAAATTTGAGCTCGGAGCGCTATTTTCTAGGTGTTAATTCTAATGAAGATGGCAATTATGTTTTGGGTAGGTTTCAGGGATTAAATTTTGATAATTTAAGATTTTTTTCATTCTTAAGTGGTAAAGCTAATGGAAACTTTATCCTTAATTTTAAAGATAATGATTTATTTAATTATTCTCTTAATGCATATCTTGAAACAGATGGACTTTCTTTAATGGGTATCCCTACATATTTTTCTTTTAAATTAGGATTAGTTGATAATAGCCTTAATGTCTATGACATAAAGGTAAAACAGCATAAAAGAGAAATTGTTACAGGTAGTTTTAGATATGATATTAAAGATTTTATTGGAGTTTCTAATTTAAATATTGACAGTGATCTTTTCTCTTCAAGAGTAGAGGCAAGTTTTCAAAAATTTGAAAATAATGATGAAGATCTTGGAATTCTGAAAAGAGAAATTGATGGGGAAATTTCTTTTAGAGATGTAAAATACAAAGATAATAATATTTCTAATCTTACTATTGAATTTAAAAATAATCTTGAAAGATTTATTGCGGAATCAATTGAATATGATCTTTTTAATGTTTTATATGAATATGTTGATGGCAATTTTAACGTTAGACTTGGTGATTATTTGCCTCTTAGCTTTGAGGCAAGGGGTAAAATTTTGGAGAATAAAATTAATGGAAATATTAAAGATATTAAGTTTAATTCAGAGTTAATTACAAAAGATTTTTTAAACTCAGAGTCTCTTTTTAATATTGAAGAGCATTTTGTTATTTATGATATTAATTTAAGTGGTGAGTTGAGCATTGATGGCGACTTATACAATCCAAATCTTAATGGAGAGATTAATGTAGTAAATGGTTCAATTAGTACAGAATATCTGAGATTTTCTAGACGGCATGGAAAGAGTAGAATTTTAGAATTAGTGAATGTACCAATATTGGTTCAAGATAATAAGCTATTATTAAATAATAGCTTTAATTTAAGTTACTATTCTGATGTTAATATATCTGCTAGTTTTAATCTGAACTTTTTAAGCGATACTATTGTTGATTATTATAAGGTAGACATTGATGTTCCTAGTGGTTCTGGGGTCCCTATTAAGTTTGATAAAGTAGCTATAAATTTTATTGGTTATACATCAGGTAGCTTTTTTATTGAAGGTAATTCTGAAGAAATTGTGTTTAGAGGAAATCTAAATATTTCAAATTCTTGGGTTTACTTGCTTGAAAATTCGATTTTTGATTTTTTAATGGATCCTTTTAAAAGATCTAAAGGATCTAGAGTAGCTGACATTAATTCTAAAGATTTCGATATTGTTACAGATCTTAAAATAAATTTTGATAGTAATGTTACTTTTCATTGGCCAGATAATAAAATTTCATTTTTAAGTGTTACTGTTGCTAAAAATAATAATTTGATAATTAGGTCTGATACTAAAACAGATGATTTTATGCTTAAGGGAGATTTAAATATATCAAATGGTTCTGTTAATTATAATAATAAGAAATTTGTGTTCAAAGGTGGTTCGTATATCTCTTTTAATGAAAATAAGATTAAATTTGATCCATGGGTAAAAATTGAAGCAACAAATGCGATTAAAGATGGTAGTGAAAAATTACTTGTAACTATGAGTATGGATTGTCCTTTAAGTTTGTGGAAGCTTAAATTTGTATCTTATCCCTTTCGAACAGAGCAAGAAATAAAATATCTTTTGTCAAGTGAAATAATTGGAGGTGGACATGGATTACAATTTGCAGGTACCAATACAGCTGAAATTGCAATTGGATTAGCTAATGATATTCTTGTGGATTTGGTAGTACAACCTATTGAAGATTATGTGCGTTCTGTATTAAAATTAGACCTATTGAGTATAAAGACAGATATATTAAGGAATGCTATTGGTATTTTGGAGAATCCAACTTTTGCAAGTTTTCTTGACAATACAAGTGTTGTTGTAGGTAAATATTTTTCTAATGGTGTTTTTGGTAAGGCAGGTTTTGGATTTTTAAAAGAGCAAGTAACACCATTTTCACAGAATTTAAATTTTAGTGTCAATTTGGGTATTGAACTTGATTCTCCATTTTTCTTCGTGGATTATATTTTTGATTATGATTTCATGAAAAATGGTTTGCATGGCATAGGTAATGAGATATCTATTTCTTGGAAATTTAAGTATTGAGTACTAAGGGGAGTTTAGGTGGAGTCTTTTAAGATTTTTATTTTTATATTTTTTTTCTTATTCCCTATTAGTTTAGTTTATTCGCAGGCTAAATATGAAGGTAAAGTCATAAAAAGCATTGATTTTAATGGACTTAAAAATATAAAAGAAAGAGATCTTGTCTCTATTTTAAATCCTTATTTAGGTCAGATTTATTCTGATGAAGTTTTTGATAAGTTACAAGTTGATCTTTATGCTCTTGATTATTTTGATGGAATTATAAGACCTGATTTTAAGGTAAATGATGATAAACTTTTTATAACATTCTTTGTAAAAGAGAAATCCTTAGTAAGGACAATTTCTTTTGTTGATAATAGTAAAGTTTTTTGGAATAGTGAACTTCGTGATAAGTCGAACGTAAAGGTAAATGAGTCTTTAAATCTTGCAAATGTTAAAAGAAGTGTGGTTAAGTTTGAAGAGATGTATAGAGAAGCTGGGTATCTTGATGCTTCTGTTAAATATGAGACTAAGGAAGAAAATAATTTAGTAGATATTGTGTTTGAAATAAATGCAGGTTCTAAATATGTCGTTAAAGAAGTGGATTTTGAGGGAAACTTAAAATTTAAGAGTAGTACTCTTAGGAAATATTTAGCGTCGAGAACAGCTTCTTTATTTTCTGATGGGAAATATTTAAAGTCAAATGTCGACAAGGATAAGAATCAGCTTGAGTCTTTTTATAAGAATAATGGATATATTAATGCTAAAGTTATAGATAACACTGTAGATATACGGGAGCCTAATGATTCTAGAAAATTGGAAAAAGAAGTTTTTTTGAAATATTTTATTTCAGAAGGAAATGTTTTTAAGTTTGGCAAGCTTGAAATTTTTGGTAATTTGGTTTTTAGTTTAGATGAGTTAAAGTCTTTAATTACTCTAAGAGAAGGAGACATTTTTAATGAGTCAAAATTTGAGCAGGACTTTGCTAAAATTCGGGAAAAGTATTATTCAGATGGATATATATTTACAGAGATTTTACCTACTAGGACAATAAGAGGAGAGTTTGTAGATTATTTAATTAATATAGTAGAAAAAGATAAAGCTCATATTGAATCTATTAATGTTTCGGGGAATAAAAAAACAGCTTCTCATGTAATACTTAGAGAAGTGCCTCTCATAGAAGGAGATGTTTTTAGTTTAGAAAAATTTAGAATGGGAATGCTTAATTTACAAAGACTTGGTTATTTTGGAAATGTAGTTCCTGATATTGCACAGAGCAGTATTGATGGTTTAATGAAAATAAATTTTTCCGTTGAAGAGAGAGAGACTGCAAGCTTTAGGTTTGGTATGAACTTTGGTGGATTTAGTAATTCTTGGTTTCCATTTTCATTGTTTGGACAGTGGGAACAATCTAATTTTTTAGGTGAAGGATATTCTTTATCCGCAAGGCTTAATCTTGCCTTTTCAGAACAAAGTTTCAGGCTATCATTTGAAGATTATTGGTTTATGCAGACTAGATGGACTCTTGGAGGATTTCTTGATTTTTCACATTCTGTAAATACTGCTTATCAGGATATTAATGGTCCTATTTTTACTGGTAAAAAGGAAGTTCCGGATCCTTTCGAGAGTTGGGAAGAGTATCATAATGCAAAGAATTTTTCAGATTTTAATATCATGAATTATTCCTTAGTAAAATTAAGTTTAGCTTTAGTTACTGGATATACTTTTTCCAATTACCTTGGCAAACAAACATTTGCTGGTACTGTTCAATCTGCTTTAAAGTATGTATATTATGATAATAGTGTTAATAGGCCTTCAAGTTATTACTTAAGAGATAATTATAATACTATTAGATTTGAGAATTCTCTTGGACTTAGTATTGCATGGGATACAAGGAATTCTCAATCATTATCTAATGATGGATTTTTGCTTAAACAACAATTTGATTTTTTTGGTGGATTTTTATTTGGGCAGAGTCACTTTACAAAATCTACTACAACCTTTGAAAGGTATTTTTCTCTTTTAGGATATCAAGATATTTTTACCCCCTATTTTGACTTAATATTGACTTTAAGAAGTGTTTATACAAATATTTTACCACCTCTTGGAAATGGGTTTGAAATGGAAATACAGCCGCATCATTTTATAACTATTAGCGAAAATTTTATGACAGCGAGAGGATGGGGAACTTTGAAGAATATTTATAGTTCATTTATTAGTACTATTCAGCTGTCAATGCCTGTAATTAAGAATATTTTGGTTTGGGATGCTTTATTTTTGGATATAGCTGCATATTCTTTAGAAGAGAAAGAAAATGCCTTATTTATTCCTTTTAGTAGTTTTATGTTTAGTTGGGGTTTTGGAGTTAGAAGCTTATTGCCTCAGTTGCCTTTATCTTTAGTTGTAGCCTATCCATTTTATTTTGATAATAAAGGCATTAATAAACATTATAATTACTATTCAGGTTTTAAATTTTTCTTAGCAATTGATATGAGATATTGATATAATTGTTTTGTCTTTATAGGGAGAAAATTATGCTTTTACTATTTTTGTTAGTTTATTTATTTCCATTAAACATTTTTGCTCTAGATGTTACAAAGGTAGGTATTGTAGATTTTGAAAAAGTTGTAATTGAATTTTTGAATCCACAGTTAAAATCTAATCTTGAGCAGTTGAAGAAACATTATCAAGAAAAAATAGATGCCTTGAATTCTGAGATTAAAGATTTGAGAAAAATGTATGATGAAGCAGTTGATGTTCATGATTTAGATAATGCAAGGCTTTATGGTAACCAGTATAATCTAAAAATAGATGAGCTTAAAAAACTTACAACTTTAGCAAAAAGCAATCTTGATCAACAAAAACAGATTAATATAAATAGTATCAATAGCGATGGTGTTCTTTTGAGTAAAATACTTAATGGAATCCAATATATAGCAGAGACTAATGGTATTTCTTTGGTTATTAAAAAGGATAATCCTTATATCCTTTATTATAATAGTATTGTTGATATAACAGATGATATTATTAGATATTTAAATAAGAATTAAATAAGATATTTTGATTAAGATTTATTTTTAATTTAATTATGATTATGAATTTCTTGTTTTAATCGTTGAATCAAACTACAAAATTCTTTTTTGTTGTCTTTATTAATATTTGAAAGTAAGATATGTGATTTTAATATTGATTTAAATATTTTATTTTTTTGTTCATTATAGCAAAGATATTCTTTCATTTCATTTTTTTTATAAATTTCTTCTCTTTTTTCTATTTTTAATATCTTTTCAAGACCAAGAGATCTTAGGTTTTCGAGAGCTTCTTTGCTAGGGTTTATAATTTTAAAGATTTTTTTGTATTCATTGCTTTTTTTATTAACATATACTAGCGTGCCCATGAATGTTGAATCTAAATATTGTATTTCTGATAAGTCTAGGTATACCAAACAGATTTTAGTACCATTTTTAAATATATCTTTAATGAATGTTTTAAAACTGATAGCGTGTAGTGCTGTAAATCTATTAATTAACTTTATGAAAATATAAATATCCCTTGATAAATAAAAAATATTACTTTTAGGAATAATTTCTTTCATAATATATTCTTTTTCAATAACAAGTATATTGTAAAGTTTTAATAATATCAATTATAATTCAATATCATTTTATGGAAAAAAAAGTTACACCAATGATGAAGCAATATTTAAAAATTAAGAATAATTATAAAGATGCTATTGTATTCTTTAGAGTAGGAAGTTTTTATGAGATGTTCTTTAATGATGCGCTCGAGGGAAGTAAACTTTTAGGTTTAACTTTGACTAAACGGGAAGGTATTCCTATGTGTGGGGTGCCTTGTCATGCAAGTAAGGAATATGTAAAAAAATTAATTTCGTTAGATAAAAAAGTTGCAATCTGTGAGCAAGGATTACAAGCAGAGTCTAAAGGGCCTTTAGAGAGAGAGGTTGTTGAGGTCGTAAGCCCTGGTGTTGTTATTGATGAGGATTTTTTAGAAGATGATGCTAATAATTATTTGGTTGCGATTAGTGATTATAAGGGATATTATTCATTTTCATATATAGACTTATCAACATCCAGGCTTGGGATAATAATTTATGAGGGTAGTTTTTTAGAAAAGTTAAGACGGGATATTGAAAAGTACTCTCCAAGAGAAGTAATAGTATCGGAAGGTTTTTATTATAAATACTTGGAAAAGCTTGTTTTTGATAAGTTTTTAGTAAATAAAGTGCCTAATTGGCACTTGGATAAAGAAATTGCAATAAAAGCATTGAAAGAGCATTTTAATATAGTTAGCTTGAGTGCTCTTGGCTTTAAAGAAGAAGAACCTCATTATATTTCATCTTTTTTAATAATAGATTATATCAAAAATAATTTAAAGAACTTATTGAGTAATATTAATACGATTCATATTAATAATGATTCTGGATATATGTTTCTTGATGATGTTACTCAAATTAATCTTGAACTTGTTAAAAATAATAATGATTTAACTTCTCGTTATTCTCTTTATTCAGTTTTAAATGATTGCAAAACTC
It contains:
- a CDS encoding translocation/assembly module TamB domain-containing protein, which codes for MNLFFTRSKVSLVFFFSVITFISILIIFILFIQVQVYSVRFLVIRYLELKSGFKIKYEQIAPYFFSSIKIDNLELSLNDQDKILMNTVKINLDLFKLILGDKNIILNVFVKGSNLNFDFNDLNLLKTSSSSSNNFKLNSYEIIGKISNYLDKLHINMEDININLKLSSDKLLKFQVRSFALKTIDDDFLYSSIVDFDSFSNLKEGIINDSYFNSTFYFEGKFKKDLEDGYVNISFLEFNTSYFSLLDQGFQINYSKGNLEVFNLRRENLDFNLSYDANKKFLRLDALFFDVNLLSWVRFNKSFDVYRDYFDINLNGQLALSYNLKDEDLRYAFLLNSFLQDITVNKEIQGIRIQLKGNDRFINIQDAFLKLKRGFINYKGYYSLEDLLPIGRLDFRSARILNFRDINGHLDFSEKQKDFFVKSDNFRIGNLKIQNLNLKTHFSQNKTYVNYLINFKNNSSQILLKGNFDKENFKFNLDIKEFPLFFVNDFLPESVITNFIPEHLLSGKYLNLASDFYLNTLDYAKIRLDRFNFSIASKLDDFNLMFNASGEKNIYKVRNFKYKSGDYNINSIFLIYLFDDRLKISTNFSYLNRNYPFYLELNFKDNHVDLEFTPKARASLNYSNSMIIYTLNVDNFCFHNKDSDILLNIISYGNYEKINNDLSVTINKFRVDRISDAPAYNLNFSFEGLYKNKEINLLNIKFVNKYSSLQGQGHFNLNDKLIGEINLFSNLSSERYFLGVNSNEDGNYVLGRFQGLNFDNLRFFSFLSGKANGNFILNFKDNDLFNYSLNAYLETDGLSLMGIPTYFSFKLGLVDNSLNVYDIKVKQHKREIVTGSFRYDIKDFIGVSNLNIDSDLFSSRVEASFQKFENNDEDLGILKREIDGEISFRDVKYKDNNISNLTIEFKNNLERFIAESIEYDLFNVLYEYVDGNFNVRLGDYLPLSFEARGKILENKINGNIKDIKFNSELITKDFLNSESLFNIEEHFVIYDINLSGELSIDGDLYNPNLNGEINVVNGSISTEYLRFSRRHGKSRILELVNVPILVQDNKLLLNNSFNLSYYSDVNISASFNLNFLSDTIVDYYKVDIDVPSGSGVPIKFDKVAINFIGYTSGSFFIEGNSEEIVFRGNLNISNSWVYLLENSIFDFLMDPFKRSKGSRVADINSKDFDIVTDLKINFDSNVTFHWPDNKISFLSVTVAKNNNLIIRSDTKTDDFMLKGDLNISNGSVNYNNKKFVFKGGSYISFNENKIKFDPWVKIEATNAIKDGSEKLLVTMSMDCPLSLWKLKFVSYPFRTEQEIKYLLSSEIIGGGHGLQFAGTNTAEIAIGLANDILVDLVVQPIEDYVRSVLKLDLLSIKTDILRNAIGILENPTFASFLDNTSVVVGKYFSNGVFGKAGFGFLKEQVTPFSQNLNFSVNLGIELDSPFFFVDYIFDYDFMKNGLHGIGNEISISWKFKY
- the tmk gene encoding dTMP kinase — encoded protein: MNKILKNFYCIEGIDGSGKTATIQKLQKLCDNKLKYYFTKEPSEGIIGKFIKKQLTNFKNPLQKASLAHLYAADRYEHLYHPKNGIIEILNKSEIKVITDRYLFSSIAYQGELGIKLNEDFPLPEKLFFIKTEPNIAYKRIQKNRKQFDLFELEAKKLKKIYSRYIEVLKNFEHLLDIVYIENSNEEDLEISTKKIFNLIKF
- a CDS encoding thymidine kinase, yielding MNFYLNFANGNIESKLDNMVSINHFNFKDNLNLILIIGPMGSGKTEYAAKIYKDSLIIKNKSLKILDSITKGNRNRANVFFIRNILDKKRFKDYPENVIPYRRGGSDKIIGVGFAGNSFDVEKIIEENPCYGTFIIDETCFYDERLVFILNKLALNSNILFVLPTLLYNFRKEIFNNTAKLLIEYSDKICRLGAYCEHSNCMDESFLTYRYYFYRGQEIAAPYFDPLLIVGGDEAVESAIYPNYATRCARHHYLVGREYFFTILKPFALLYSKGDKKLFEMEIMCLNGGKYNSNFESSLLIESKGKYEVDEVLKKLLDLPFLAERALITLSSEYNILNEADFKELVNKFSLSKEYIQKIFV
- the bamA gene encoding outer membrane protein assembly factor BamA — protein: MESFKIFIFIFFFLFPISLVYSQAKYEGKVIKSIDFNGLKNIKERDLVSILNPYLGQIYSDEVFDKLQVDLYALDYFDGIIRPDFKVNDDKLFITFFVKEKSLVRTISFVDNSKVFWNSELRDKSNVKVNESLNLANVKRSVVKFEEMYREAGYLDASVKYETKEENNLVDIVFEINAGSKYVVKEVDFEGNLKFKSSTLRKYLASRTASLFSDGKYLKSNVDKDKNQLESFYKNNGYINAKVIDNTVDIREPNDSRKLEKEVFLKYFISEGNVFKFGKLEIFGNLVFSLDELKSLITLREGDIFNESKFEQDFAKIREKYYSDGYIFTEILPTRTIRGEFVDYLINIVEKDKAHIESINVSGNKKTASHVILREVPLIEGDVFSLEKFRMGMLNLQRLGYFGNVVPDIAQSSIDGLMKINFSVEERETASFRFGMNFGGFSNSWFPFSLFGQWEQSNFLGEGYSLSARLNLAFSEQSFRLSFEDYWFMQTRWTLGGFLDFSHSVNTAYQDINGPIFTGKKEVPDPFESWEEYHNAKNFSDFNIMNYSLVKLSLALVTGYTFSNYLGKQTFAGTVQSALKYVYYDNSVNRPSSYYLRDNYNTIRFENSLGLSIAWDTRNSQSLSNDGFLLKQQFDFFGGFLFGQSHFTKSTTTFERYFSLLGYQDIFTPYFDLILTLRSVYTNILPPLGNGFEMEIQPHHFITISENFMTARGWGTLKNIYSSFISTIQLSMPVIKNILVWDALFLDIAAYSLEEKENALFIPFSSFMFSWGFGVRSLLPQLPLSLVVAYPFYFDNKGINKHYNYYSGFKFFLAIDMRY
- a CDS encoding trypsin-like peptidase domain-containing protein, with protein sequence MHKKFFFIFILIFSCKTLSEIDQKEIYYIPSKNIGSYIENNNFEIAISSFYNLKNNGFKIDQNYIDLRNKALSEIQNQYLSLYQKKEYDKALSKLETLNLFGIMLQECKEQLILNHLKNLKSQDPMLASFFAKYYLFDNNFTSINNFIINQKPPSRNVLLDTSVLTVWVNMGTKLENGNRAPNISLGTAFVIDKLKGYALTNYHVISSQVDKDYKGISNLYVRLPKGKGEKLPAKVISYSQEMDLALIKVPFKVKNQFELNYSSNINIGDKIYAMGSPMGFEKTITSGIISGKNRELLPVGDSYQIDAAINQGNSGGPVINEDGEFIGLTFAGILHSQGLNFVIPSKWVLKVLPFMYEGGDLKNRWLGFIFSESLGNMEVSYVVPNSPADIGGMRSGDSIIGVDSLKFENLRELQYYILQRKSMVKILYKRDNKNYESYLYPQNRPDNVIDSILKVDSLKNLMGAFLGLSLNLVSGREYRVTKVFSNRIGSELNFKVNDEIFIYDFKYLKKKRVFVFLLYTKKLFSGYVGAPLQLIIPFDSVAFV